Genomic window (Pyrus communis chromosome 13, drPyrComm1.1, whole genome shotgun sequence):
GCTAAGGCAATATGAATTAGGAAAATCAAGGTGAAAGAAGTCCAAACCTGAAGCGTTAACGCACTTGTATGTTTGGTAAccaaaaaatttgacaaattagCAGAATATGCCATTACTGAATTAACCAAAAGAAGTAACCACATGAATTTATGCTCCCGTCCAAGTGACAGAGTGACATCTACGACATTGGGTTCCATTATAAGTGCAGCAGGCAACAACACTAGAATAGCAATCGGAGACATGTACAGCAGCAAATTCATTGAGTTCAACTTCTCCCTGTTAAGCAGCAGACAGAGAAACAGAAGTAGTAAGAAAACACCAGAGCCAGAACAGAGTAATTTAATTTGGCTTGAGATAAAATGGCATTGAGATGGAGAGACATACAAATTGAACATATATCACAACTATTTCAAAAATTATAGGTTTGACTGCAGAATGTCCATTGTTTTCCAATCAAATAAAGCAAGGGGAGCATATCTAAATGCATATCAAAGAAAAAGTTAagaaacaagaacaagaagagcTGCCTTCAAACTTAAAGAGAATGTATGTAACACGTGTGTGTAGGCTCTAGTAACGAAACTAAATAAGCAATTAGGAATACAACACTTAATGGTCGATATTCAAACACCCATTGCTTTCTCTACCTAAGAAGAAAAATCCATGCTTGAAGTGGTTAGTCCCCAGTCCTAATTTTAAAAGCGTTCAGATGACAGACTATACAGTGAAAAGCTTTAAAATTTTACCCTTCGGAAGAAAGTAGAATGCCCTGAAGAACAGACTTAAAGGCCCTTGCAGCAGTTGCACTAATGCACATAACAAATCCAAAGAAGTGAAAACTTGGCTCGCCCTGCCACCAACCGAGAAATTTCCGTCATTCCACTAAGATTGGAATGAAAGCAAATTGcttataataaaaatgaaagcaCAGAATACAATGTAGGCCATAGCAGTAAACTAGAAAAACAGGCTGTTGCATTCTTAAAATTCTTCAGAAACATATATCATATGCCAACACGAACTCAAACACCAGCTTCGCACATAACTACATTATATATCCATACGTGGTATTGATTTGTTGTTTCTCAAACTGTTTACTTCAGCCATGAAAGAGGTAGCATTATCCATTACCAATTACAAGTTACACTGTTTTAAACGAACGATGCTTCTCCGGTAATTGTAATCGTCTATATCAAATCTCGAGCCAAATGCATTTCTGATTTCAAGTATAAACCAGATAGAATATCTAGAACAAGCCATCACCGGTTAACCCTTGTAGCTGATTAAAGATCTGGATCAGTAAGTACCATATCTTAAATATATTTTCGACCGAAAACTATTGAAACCAGGTAAATCAATAAATCACATACCAAATTCAGCAAATTCACAGCAATATAAACCCGGAAATTAACAGCATTGTACAGATACCAAATCAAAATTATCCGAAAAACTAAACTCCTCAGAAGCagataaaaaacaattttaaacaaTTAAATTGCGATTAAAATCCATGATCCAATGAACAAAAACAAGCATTACCCCACTAGCAATCACCACCCCAGCAACAACAGGCACAAGAGCAGCATAGGTAACCCAGGCCTCCCTCTTCAAGGTCGCCAGATACGCAAACAGGGCGGTGAAAAACGGCGTCGTCGCACCCACAGCCTGATTGAAAGACACAGCAAGGTACCTGAGAGAAATGTTGCCCCCCACAACCGACCCACAAAAGACAACGCTCAAAGTGGCAATCTTGACGAACTGGGACTTAGATTTGATGGTCTGGAGAGGCACAATCTTGAGGAAGACGATGGAGAAGTAGCTGAGAATTGCGCAGGCGGCCATGTGGCACATTGTGAGGAAGATTGGGAAACGGAAGCCATAGTTGGAGAGTAAGAACTTGTTGAGTAGGAGGACCCCGATGTTGGATGAGTACCAGAGGATTATGAGGGATGATATGAAAATGGCTTGCTTCTTTGACGACATTGTTCAAATGGGTTGGTGGAGGAGGACTGATTTTTGGTGGAACAGGTGCTTGGATTTGTTTGGAGAAGCTCTCGTCTGAGCTTCAatggaaaattattattatttctgcAACTCTTGCTccttgggtttttgtttttttttaatttttttatttctttataatTTGTGTACGTGGGTTTGTGTAGGGAACAATTATTGTGTCGACGCGTAGGTGGAAGGAACATGCAATCGTGGCAAGAAACAAAATCCACACCcagtgttttgttttttttttttttttggtattttgtttGAGAATAATTTTGATCTCCACCTTAGTGATGcttatcattttattaaatatagttgaatatttaaatttcaagattttTATAGTGAATAGacataaattttcaaattaagcGTATTCAATGATAATAAGTAAGATGGTAGGCATTACCACCACTTGAGACTAGTGAGCAAAAATATAACCGCTTAGTCGAAACAACCACAAGGTTGGGCTGACAATTTGTGATCCACaaaagaaatcattttatttaaataattatccATTGATttaagaagtatgattttctttcctcttttttttccctcccttcTCCCCTTCTATTTAAATGATTACGATTAAATCAtgtcaatatcttatattaatttttttttttgtggaaagaaaaagacaaaatcgAAAGTATGagaggagggaaaaaaaaagagagagaatcttgctccttgatttaaggatttagatcctctccggatcccttcacGAGGAATTCCGGAAATCAATGCATAATAACCTCATCAAAGATCGTGCggtcatatttttttatatatatattttacgcAAAACGAAactactttatttttaaaaatataaaaagtatttaattgtAACCACACGAGTTTTAATGAACGGTTATGATGCATTGATCCCCAGAATCCCCAATATGGGGATCCGAAGACCATCGTAAACAAGTGTCAGACGCTTGGGCGATCAAATAATATTATTCAGGACATTTGTTGCCTTTCAGCATGTATATATTTGATCTCCTGGAGTCTTGTTCTTTATAGAGGCAAATTTTCTTGATTACGATGTTAGCGTGACATTGTAGTTTAATAATGTAATAAACAATAATACAAATGTCATATCTTTATTACAAAGTCGCACGTCATATTAGTGACTTCATTTACTTCAGTACGTACACTCAAGAATaatttttgaagtttgaactACATGTTCATTTATTTGCCCATTAATGAAGGGAAGTgctattggcactccaaaaatctcattctacactcctcacaagtgtatttttctttacaaatatagaaaatttggagtatagaatgagatttttgaagtgccaataataattctctTATGAATTGTTTGTAATTTCAATATTGGGAATGATGAAATTCGTTTGGGTTACGCATGGAAATAATGTGGCAAGAATGTAGACACATGAAAGGGTATTTGTCATGTCGTTTACTCTTGGGCCTACACATGGTGACattatctattctaaaattgaggaggaattgactATTCATTCAGCTACAATCAATTGTTTGCCCCTTGATTTCATCTCATTTACAATAAAACCATGAGATTTGGGCTGGGTTTGAAGGGTATTTATTTGAACTCAGAAGGGTAATTTTGTTTGGAGGGTTTAGGACAGATTACCCCTTGATTTCACCTTATTTGCAAGAAACCCATCggatttgggttgggttggaagggcaattttgtcctcttAGTTTTGAGCGAATTTAGGGGTTGCCGTGTAGGTTTTCATTTGTTGTCCTTCAATGAGGGTTTCGGGGGGATGGAAGCTCTGACagagagaggaggggagagagagagagagatggcgaTGGAAAGAGAGCGAGGGGGAGGGGTATGGGTGATGGATTTCAGAAGTGGGAGAGTGGGGATGGTCAGAGAAAATCATACGGGTCATCCGGATCTGTCGCTGCATGCCTGGATTTCCAAAGATAAGTTCATTTTTTTACTGTTAGCTTAGATTGTCATCGTTTCTGCCTTTTTATTGTGGattattttcgatttttttagtgtgttagGTCAGGTTTTGGGGGATTCATCAGAGATATTAATTtcctttatttgttttgttttctctcATTTTAGACATTCATCTCTCTTTCTGTCTGTTTGTTCTCTGTTTTAAGGTTggttgctttttttttattgggtttttttgtgtggctttttatttatttttccaggTTATAGGTCTGATGGTTTTTTGTATACCAatcttggttttgtttttcctagaaaattgTTTTTATCTGATTGTGGGTTCGtgggttttaatttcttttgttcGTTTCAGGTTGCAAAGCAGGAGATTTTGACCTAAGGGTTCAGTTCAAGGtactgttattattatttttagttctTATAGTTTAATGTTTCGAACTGATATGATGACTTGGTTGTGAAATGTGGGATTTCTGTTCGGCTTATGTTGCCTATGTGATGTTCTCTGTTTTTTTATTGCTGGGTAGAGATTCCATATATTCTAGGTCTCTAGAAAACACCTCTTTAGTTCTACGAGAGGAACTAATTAACACATTTTTCCTGAAACTCATAAGCCtgcaagaagcaaaacaagCTAAGAGTCATTTATacaatataaatgcatgaaCTCTGTTCGAATTCTTACTCttattctctctattttttGGCTGTTTAGTTGGACTCCCACGCAGCATCATCATTTTGGTATGCATATGTGGTTCTTGGTTTGAAGAACAAAAGTTACCTTTGTTTT
Coding sequences:
- the LOC137713678 gene encoding UDP-URONIC ACID TRANSPORTER 1-like; protein product: MSSKKQAIFISSLIILWYSSNIGVLLLNKFLLSNYGFRFPIFLTMCHMAACAILSYFSIVFLKIVPLQTIKSKSQFVKIATLSVVFCGSVVGGNISLRYLAVSFNQAVGATTPFFTALFAYLATLKREAWVTYAALVPVVAGVVIASGGEPSFHFFGFVMCISATAARAFKSVLQGILLSSEGEKLNSMNLLLYMSPIAILVLLPAALIMEPNVVDVTLSLGREHKFMWLLLLVNSVMAYSANLSNFLVTKHTSALTLQVLGNAKGAVAVVISILLFKNPVTVVGIAGYMVTVMGVVAYGEAKRRFR